The following are from one region of the Oryzias latipes chromosome 12, ASM223467v1 genome:
- the LOC101170605 gene encoding zinc finger protein 703-like, translated as MKYPPPGSDRFSPRIELSQDSERRRPGPAGPPLTPSDPLRQAKRLPIRLIKMLTAHSGHLLHPEYLQPLTSAPVSIELDAKKSPLALLAQTCSQIGKPDPPCSKLSSSCSQGDKESASRSSASGLKLGEHRPSLDDKSSFKPYSKGGGECRSVGGSEKAGFRVTSSNNATTNGGSGQPPCPPHAASPGCRGVSTPPGQQLHKQTHSPAGAAGSQGGDAAREQSSPGSPGSGAPHLKKDTDVTKAASDSPQHANSSHARASTNCSTGSSDGGSNPDKAESGQPGLGAGHATPISPFKSSQQLFPLPPSTMGYQGAVMGGYAGYQFAPSLDASKSSLGVGGMGGKHPNSSPLTGASPPSFMQGLCRDPYCLSYPSMPHLGGCNSCIHDPSSTLKSSYPMVYPSHPLHSLHQGSLSSSVSSSLSHPLYSYGFMLPNDPLPHACNWVSAGGPCDKRFATSDELLAHLRTHTALTMDSKLLSVSSSGPASCHLHLPHQSSSGSMPGSLSLRGPPSLGLARYHPYSKVHLPSGHSPISLPGPYYPHYTFYSQRLGSASALGYQ; from the exons ATGAAATACCCCCCCCCAGGGTCAGACCGATTTAGTCCGCGGATCGAGCTCAGTCAGGACTCCGAGAGGCGCCGTCCCGGTCCCGCGGGCCCCCCGCTGACCCCCTCGGACCCCCTCCGGCAGGCGAAGCGGCTTCCGATCCGACTGATCAAGATGTTGACGGCGCACAGCGGACACTTGCTGCACCCGGAGTATTTACAGCCGCTCACGTCCGCGCCCGTGAGCATCGAG TTGGATGCAAAGAAGAGTCCTCTGGCTCTGCTGGCTCAGACCTGCTCCCAGATCGGGAAACCGGATCCTCCGTGCTCCAAGctcagctcctcctgcagccagGGGGACAAGGAGTCCGCCAGCCGCTCGTCGGCCTCTGGCCTCAAACTGGGGGAGCACCGCCCCTCCCTGGACGATAAATCCAGCTTCAAGCCCTACAGCAAAGGCGGCGGCGAGTGTCGCAGTGTCGGCGGCAGCGAAAAAGCTGGTTTCAGGGTGACCAGCAGCAATAACGCCACGACCAACGGGGGTTCTGGTCAGCCCCCGTGTCCGCCCCACGCGGCCTCCCCCGGCTGCAGGGGCGTAAGCACCCCCCCTGGACAGCAGCTTCACAAGCAGACTCACTCTCCTGCGGGCGCCGCCGGCTCCCAGGGTGGAGATGCCGCACGCGAGCAGAGCAGTCCCGGCAGCCCGGGCAGCGGCGCCCCCCACCTAAAAAAGGACACCGATGTCACCAAAGCAGCGTCGGACAGCCCGCAGCACGCCAACTCCAGCCACGCCCGCGCCAGCACCAACTGCAGCACCGGCAGCTCGGACGGTGGCTCCAACCCCGACAAGGCCGAGTCCGGTCAGCCCGGCCTCGGCGCCGGACACGCCACGCCCATCTCCCCCTTCAAATCCAGCCAGCAGCTCTTCCCACTGCCCCCCTCCACCATGGGGTACCAGGGAGCCGTCATGGGGGGGTACGCAGGCTACCAGTTCGCTCCGAGTTTGGACGCTTCCAAGTCGAGCCTGGGGGTGGGCGGCATGGGCGGGAAACACCCCAACTCCAGCCCGCTGACAGGCGCCTCGCCCCCTTCCTTCATGCAGGGCTTGTGCAGGGACCCTTACTGCCTAAGCTACCCCAGCATGCCCCACCTCGGCGGCTGCAACTCCTGCATCCACGACCCGTCTTCCACCCTCAAGAGCAGCTACCCCATGGTGTACCCCTCCCACCCGCTCCACTCCCTCCACCAGGGCTCGCTGTCCTCCAGCGTGTCGTCTTCACTGTCCCACCCCCTCTACTCCTACGGCTTCATGCTCCCCAACGACCCCCTGCCCCACGCCTGCAACTGGGTGTCCGCCGGGGGGCCGTGCGACAAGCGCTTCGCCACGTCGGACGAGCTCCTGGCCCACCTGCGGACCCACACGGCCCTGACGATGGACAGCAAGCTGCTCTCCGTCTCCTCCTCTGGACCCGCCTCCTGCCACCTGCACCTCCCACACCAGAGCAGCTCAGGCTCCATGCCTGGCTCTCTGTCCCTCAGGGGCCCCCCCAGCCTGGGCTTAGCTCGCTACCACCCCTACAGCAAAGTCCACCTCCCCTCCGGACACTCCCCCATCTCCCTTCCGGGTCCGTACTACCCGCATTACACCTTTTACAGCCAGAGACTGGGATCTGCTTCGGCTCTGGGATACCAGTGA